One Rosa chinensis cultivar Old Blush chromosome 3, RchiOBHm-V2, whole genome shotgun sequence DNA window includes the following coding sequences:
- the LOC112192102 gene encoding MDIS1-interacting receptor like kinase 2 isoform X1 — protein MSTSTFYGEACFLACVIMYAQLVSSPNNAFASASSNEAEALLKWKASFQNQTQNNLTSWTYSPSNSTNPKANASPCNVWTGISCNTAGSVNRINLTNSGIQGTLHELSFLSFPNLKYLDLSVNELRDGIPPQISSLSKLIYLDLSVNQLSGQIPSEIGLLTNLEVLHLNDNQLNGLIPHEISQLTFLSELALSDNSLEGMIPVSLGNLKNLTSLYLHENQLSGSVPTSLGNLSNLISLALHRNQLSGSIPSSLGDLTNLTSLYLYQNNLSGSIPEQIGNLKSIVDLALGENQLNGSIPPSIGGLSNLVSLFVRDNQLSGSIPQEIGNLMKLTILELDSNQLSGHLPQNICRGGSLKNFTAKINQLTGPIPKSMKMCKSLIRVSLQDNHLTGNISEEFGAYPNLHTIDLSHNNFYGEISPMWGLCPQLATLRIAGNNLTGSLPPEIGNATQIQALDLSSNGLVGVIPNEIGRLTSLLSLNLNGNQLSGHIPSELDSLKDLEYLDLSTNKFDGSIPSILGDFSQVHYLNLSNNKFSQEIPFQLGKLVHLSQLDLSHNSLEDQIPSEMSQMQSLEILNLSHNKLSGSIPKNFEQMHSWVQIDISYNQLQGPVPNNKAFQDAPLEGNEGLCGIIAGLQPCPSMENKHTTKKDRRLMFIIIFPVLGTILLLLAFLGIALVTKRRNKEQDTKQSNVEHREVFSIFEFDGRRMYDEIINATNDFDALYCLGKGRSGSVYKAELLSGSIVAVKKLHPILDGEESSRKEFLNEIRALIEIRHRNIVKLRGFCSHANHSFLVYDYLEKGSLGSTLSNEYEAQKLDWSTRVRIVKGVAHALSYMHHDCSPPIVHRDISSNNILLNYEYEPCVSDFGTAKLLNADSLNWTARAGTYGYIAPELAYTMKVTEKCDVYSFGVLALEVIMGKQLGEVISSFSTSPANGDKLLKDVLDQRLPAPTPYVQDELVTIASLAIACKHPHPQSRPTMHKVSQVLSSHPASSLGQPEITFSQLIS, from the exons ATGAGCACATCAACTTTTTATGGTGAAGCTTGCTTTCTAGCTTGCGTTATCATGTATGCTCAGCTGGTTTCATCACCAAACAATGCTTTTGCTTCAGCTAGTTCTAATGAAGCAGAGGCTCTTCTAAAATGGAAAGCcagttttcaaaaccaaacccaaaatAATCTGACCTCATGGACTTACTCTCCCAGTAATTCCACCAATCCAAAAGCAAATGCAAGTCCATGCAATGTTTGGACAGGCATTTCATGCAACACTGCTGGAAGTGTCAACAGGATAAACCTCACCAATTCCGGTATTCAAGGTACGCTTCATGAATTATCATTCTTGTCCTTCCCAAATCTTAAATATCTTGATCTCAGCGTGAATGAACTCCGTGATGGCATCCCACCTCAGATTAGTTCCCTCTCAAAACTCATCTATCTTGATCTGTCTGTTAACCAGTTGTCTGGGCAAATCCCATCAGAAATTGGTCTTCTAACAAATCTTGAGGTCCTGCACCTAAATGACAACCAGTTAAATGGTTTAATTCCTCACGAGATAAGTCAACTTACGTTTCTTTCTGAGCTTGCTCTGAGTGACAACAGTCTAGAAGGTATGATCCCGGTTTCTTTGGGTAATTTGAAGAACCTGACTTCATTGTATCTCCATGAAAATCAACTTTCTGGTTCTGTACCCACTTCTTTAGGAAATTTGAGCAACCTGATTTCTTTGGCTCTACATAGAAATCAACTTTCTGGCTCAATCCCATCATCTTTAGGTGATCTGACAAACCTTACCAGTCTCTATCTCTACCAAAATAACCTATCTGGATCTATTCCGGAACAGATTGGGAACTTGAAATCAATTGTGGACCTAGCGTTGGGTGAGAATCAACTGAATGGTTCCATTCCCCCTTCAATTGGTGGCTTGAGTAACTTAGTTTCCTTATTCGTCCGTGATAATCAACTTTCTGGCTCCATCCCACAAGAGATAGGAAATCTCATGAAGTTGACTATACTCGAGTTGGATAGTAACCAACTTTCTGGTCATTTACCCCAAAATATTTGCCGTGGTGGATCACTGAAAAACTTTACTGCAAAAATCAACCAATTGACGGGTCCAATACCCAAAAGCATGAAAATGTGCAAGAGTTTAATAAGAGTCTCCCTTCAAGATAACCATTTGACAGGCAATATATCTGAAGAATTTGGTGCCTATCCAAATCTTCACACTATAGACCTTAGCCACAACAACTTCTACGGTGAAATCTCACCCATGTGGGGGCTTTGTCCTCAGTTGGCAACCCTACGAATTGCAGGAAACAACCTGACTGGCAGCCTCCCACCTGAGATCGGCAATGCAACCCAAATTCAAGCACTCGATCTTTCTTCAAATGGTTTAGTTGGGGTGATTCCAAATGAGATCGGGAGATTGACTTCTTTGCTGAGTCTGAATTTGAATGGTAATCAACTTTCGGGTCACATACCTTCAGAATTAGATTCATTAAAGGatcttgaatatcttgaccTGTCAACCAACAAATTCGATGGGTCAATTCCAAGCATTTTAGGTGACTTTTCTCAAGTACACTACTTGAATTTGAGCAACAACAAATTCAGCCAAGAAATTCCATTTCAATTGGGGAAATTAGTCCACTTGTCCCAGCTAGACTTGAGTCATAATTCACTTGAGGATCAAATACCATCAGAAATGAGCCAAATGCAAAGCTTGGAGATTCTGAATCTTTCCCACAATAAACTTTCTGGTTCCATAcccaaaaattttgaacaaatgcATAGCTGGGTTCAAATTGACATATCCTACAACCAGTTGCAGGGTCCGGTCCCCAACAACAAAGCATTTCAAGATGCTCCTTTGGAAGGCAATGAAGGATTGTGTGGCATTATTGCAGGACTTCAACCCTGCCCCTCCATGGAAAATAAGCATACCACAAAAAAGGATCGAAGACTCATGTTTATAATTATTTTCCCTGTTTTGGGGacaattttacttttacttgCCTTCCTTGGAATTGCCTTGGttacaaaaagaagaaataaagaGCAGGATACAAAGCAGAGCAATGTGGAGCATAGAGAAGTTTTTTCCATATTTGAATTTGATGGAAGAAGAATGTATGATGAAATCATCAACGCAACCAATGATTTTGATGCTCTATATTGCCTTGGAAAGGGAAGATCCGGAAGTGTCTACAAGGCAGAGCTGCTATCAGGCAGTATAGTTGCAGTGAAGAAACTCCACCCAATACTTGATGGCGAGGAGTCGTCTCGGAAGGAATTCCTTAACGAAATAAGGGCACTAATAGAAATACGGCACCGGAACATTGTGAAACTTCGTGGTTTCTGTTCACACGCCAATCACTCATTTTTGGTCTATGACTACCTAGAAAAAGGTAGCTTGGGTTCAACCTTGAGCAATGAATATGAAGCTCAAAAGCTAGACTGGAGCACAAGGGTGAGGATTGTGAAAGGTGTAGCTCATGCCCTGTCTTATATGCATCATGACTGCTCACCACCTATAGTGCATCGAGACATATCAAGCAACAACATTTTGCTCAATTACGAATATGAGCCTTGTGTTTCAGACTTTGGCACCGCTAAGCTTCTAAATGCAGACTCATTGAATTGGACTGCCCGTGCAGGCACATATGGATATATAGCACCAG AGCTAGCTTACACAATGAAGGTAACTGAGAAATGCGATGTTTATAGCTTTGGGGTGCTAGCATTGGAAGTGATAATGGGGAAGCAGCTGGGTGAAGTCATCTCTTCTTTTTCGACTTCACCTGCCAATGGAGACAAATTGCTGAAGGATGTATTGGACCAACGCCTCCCCGCTCCCACACCTTATGTTCAGGATGAATTGGTAACCATTGCAAGCCTAGCAATTGCATGCAAACATCCCCATCCACAATCCAGGCCAACAATGCACAAGGTTTCTCAGGTCTTATCATCCCACCCTGCAAGTTCCTTGGGACAACCAGAGATTACATTTTCGCAACTCATTAGTTAA
- the LOC112192102 gene encoding MDIS1-interacting receptor like kinase 2 isoform X2, which translates to MSTSTFYGEACFLACVIMYAQLVSSPNNAFASASSNEAEALLKWKASFQNQTQNNLTSWTYSPSNSTNPKANASPCNVWTGISCNTAGSVNRINLTNSGIQGTLHELSFLSFPNLKYLDLSVNELRDGIPPQISSLSKLIYLDLSVNQLSGQIPSEIGLLTNLEVLHLNDNQLNGLIPHEISQLTFLSELALSDNSLEGMIPVSLGNLKNLTSLYLHENQLSGSVPTSLGNLSNLISLALHRNQLSGSIPSSLGDLTNLTSLYLYQNNLSGSIPEQIGNLKSIVDLALGENQLNGSIPPSIGGLSNLVSLFVRDNQLSGSIPQEIGNLMKLTILELDSNQLSGHLPQNICRGGSLKNFTAKINQLTGPIPKSMKMCKSLIRVSLQDNHLTGNISEEFGAYPNLHTIDLSHNNFYGEISPMWGLCPQLATLRIAGNNLTGSLPPEIGNATQIQALDLSSNGLVGVIPNEIGRLTSLLSLNLNGNQLSGHIPSELDSLKDLEYLDLSTNKFDGSIPSILGDFSQVHYLNLSNNKFSQEIPFQLGKLVHLSQLDLSHNSLEDQIPSEMSQMQSLEILNLSHNKLSGSIPKNFEQMHSWVQIDISYNQLQGPVPNNKAFQDAPLEGNEGLCGIIAGLQPCPSMENKHTTKKDRRLMFIIIFPVLGTILLLLAFLGIALVTKRRNKEQDTKQSNVEHREVFSIFEFDGRRMYDEIINATNDFDALYCLGKGRSGSVYKAELLSGSIVAVKKLHPILDGEESSRKEFLNEIRALIEIRHRNIVKLRGFCSHANHSFLVYDYLEKGSLGSTLSNEYEAQKLDWSTRVRIVKGVAHALSYMHHDCSPPIVHRDISSNNILLNYEYEPCVSDFGTAKLLNADSLNWTARAGTYGYIAPALGC; encoded by the exons ATGAGCACATCAACTTTTTATGGTGAAGCTTGCTTTCTAGCTTGCGTTATCATGTATGCTCAGCTGGTTTCATCACCAAACAATGCTTTTGCTTCAGCTAGTTCTAATGAAGCAGAGGCTCTTCTAAAATGGAAAGCcagttttcaaaaccaaacccaaaatAATCTGACCTCATGGACTTACTCTCCCAGTAATTCCACCAATCCAAAAGCAAATGCAAGTCCATGCAATGTTTGGACAGGCATTTCATGCAACACTGCTGGAAGTGTCAACAGGATAAACCTCACCAATTCCGGTATTCAAGGTACGCTTCATGAATTATCATTCTTGTCCTTCCCAAATCTTAAATATCTTGATCTCAGCGTGAATGAACTCCGTGATGGCATCCCACCTCAGATTAGTTCCCTCTCAAAACTCATCTATCTTGATCTGTCTGTTAACCAGTTGTCTGGGCAAATCCCATCAGAAATTGGTCTTCTAACAAATCTTGAGGTCCTGCACCTAAATGACAACCAGTTAAATGGTTTAATTCCTCACGAGATAAGTCAACTTACGTTTCTTTCTGAGCTTGCTCTGAGTGACAACAGTCTAGAAGGTATGATCCCGGTTTCTTTGGGTAATTTGAAGAACCTGACTTCATTGTATCTCCATGAAAATCAACTTTCTGGTTCTGTACCCACTTCTTTAGGAAATTTGAGCAACCTGATTTCTTTGGCTCTACATAGAAATCAACTTTCTGGCTCAATCCCATCATCTTTAGGTGATCTGACAAACCTTACCAGTCTCTATCTCTACCAAAATAACCTATCTGGATCTATTCCGGAACAGATTGGGAACTTGAAATCAATTGTGGACCTAGCGTTGGGTGAGAATCAACTGAATGGTTCCATTCCCCCTTCAATTGGTGGCTTGAGTAACTTAGTTTCCTTATTCGTCCGTGATAATCAACTTTCTGGCTCCATCCCACAAGAGATAGGAAATCTCATGAAGTTGACTATACTCGAGTTGGATAGTAACCAACTTTCTGGTCATTTACCCCAAAATATTTGCCGTGGTGGATCACTGAAAAACTTTACTGCAAAAATCAACCAATTGACGGGTCCAATACCCAAAAGCATGAAAATGTGCAAGAGTTTAATAAGAGTCTCCCTTCAAGATAACCATTTGACAGGCAATATATCTGAAGAATTTGGTGCCTATCCAAATCTTCACACTATAGACCTTAGCCACAACAACTTCTACGGTGAAATCTCACCCATGTGGGGGCTTTGTCCTCAGTTGGCAACCCTACGAATTGCAGGAAACAACCTGACTGGCAGCCTCCCACCTGAGATCGGCAATGCAACCCAAATTCAAGCACTCGATCTTTCTTCAAATGGTTTAGTTGGGGTGATTCCAAATGAGATCGGGAGATTGACTTCTTTGCTGAGTCTGAATTTGAATGGTAATCAACTTTCGGGTCACATACCTTCAGAATTAGATTCATTAAAGGatcttgaatatcttgaccTGTCAACCAACAAATTCGATGGGTCAATTCCAAGCATTTTAGGTGACTTTTCTCAAGTACACTACTTGAATTTGAGCAACAACAAATTCAGCCAAGAAATTCCATTTCAATTGGGGAAATTAGTCCACTTGTCCCAGCTAGACTTGAGTCATAATTCACTTGAGGATCAAATACCATCAGAAATGAGCCAAATGCAAAGCTTGGAGATTCTGAATCTTTCCCACAATAAACTTTCTGGTTCCATAcccaaaaattttgaacaaatgcATAGCTGGGTTCAAATTGACATATCCTACAACCAGTTGCAGGGTCCGGTCCCCAACAACAAAGCATTTCAAGATGCTCCTTTGGAAGGCAATGAAGGATTGTGTGGCATTATTGCAGGACTTCAACCCTGCCCCTCCATGGAAAATAAGCATACCACAAAAAAGGATCGAAGACTCATGTTTATAATTATTTTCCCTGTTTTGGGGacaattttacttttacttgCCTTCCTTGGAATTGCCTTGGttacaaaaagaagaaataaagaGCAGGATACAAAGCAGAGCAATGTGGAGCATAGAGAAGTTTTTTCCATATTTGAATTTGATGGAAGAAGAATGTATGATGAAATCATCAACGCAACCAATGATTTTGATGCTCTATATTGCCTTGGAAAGGGAAGATCCGGAAGTGTCTACAAGGCAGAGCTGCTATCAGGCAGTATAGTTGCAGTGAAGAAACTCCACCCAATACTTGATGGCGAGGAGTCGTCTCGGAAGGAATTCCTTAACGAAATAAGGGCACTAATAGAAATACGGCACCGGAACATTGTGAAACTTCGTGGTTTCTGTTCACACGCCAATCACTCATTTTTGGTCTATGACTACCTAGAAAAAGGTAGCTTGGGTTCAACCTTGAGCAATGAATATGAAGCTCAAAAGCTAGACTGGAGCACAAGGGTGAGGATTGTGAAAGGTGTAGCTCATGCCCTGTCTTATATGCATCATGACTGCTCACCACCTATAGTGCATCGAGACATATCAAGCAACAACATTTTGCTCAATTACGAATATGAGCCTTGTGTTTCAGACTTTGGCACCGCTAAGCTTCTAAATGCAGACTCATTGAATTGGACTGCCCGTGCAGGCACATATGGATATATAGCACCAG CTTTGGGGTGCTAG